One region of Girardinichthys multiradiatus isolate DD_20200921_A chromosome 1, DD_fGirMul_XY1, whole genome shotgun sequence genomic DNA includes:
- the pfkfb1 gene encoding 6-phosphofructo-2-kinase/fructose-2,6-bisphosphatase 1 isoform X1: protein MSTEHKNVTQTPLLKILVLWMGCNLNHGKGSSVPQFCNSPTVIVMVGLPARGKTYISKKLTRYLNWIGVPTKVFNVGQYRREAVKTYKNFEFFKSDNEEAMRIRKACASAALKDVAAYFTKEHGQVAVFDATNTTRERRAVINSFAKERGYKVFFIESICDDPEIITENIKQVKFGSPDYIDRDIEEAMTDFVQRIECYKASYTSIDDEKDRKLSYIKIFDVGSRYLVNQVQDHIQSRIVYYLMNIHVTPRSIYLSRHGESELNLLGRIGGDSGLSPRGLKYADALAVFIRGQQIKDLKVWTSHMKRTIQTAEALGVQYEQWKALNEIDAGVCEELTYEEIQENFPEEFAIRDQEKYRYRYPKGESYEDLVHRLEPVIMELERQENVLVICHQAIMRCLIAYFLDKPADELPYLRCPLHTVLKLTPVAYGCKVESFFLNIEAVNTHREKPTNITISRKSDEALQTVPKHN, encoded by the exons ATGTCCACAGAGCATAAAAACGTAACACAGACCCCTCTGCTGAAGATCTTGGTGCTGTGGATGGGATGTAACTTGAACCATGGGAAGGGAT CGTCTGTGCCGCAGTTCTGTAACTCCCCAACAGTGATTGTGATGGTAGGATTGCCTGCCCGAGGGAAGACATACATCTCCAAGAAGCTCACTCGCTACCTAAACTGGATTGGCGTTCCAACAAAAG TTTTTAATGTAGGCCAGTACCGCAGAGAGGCAGTCAAGACCTACAAGAACTTTGAGTTCTTTAAATCTGACAACGAGGAGGCCATGAGGATCCGCAA GGCCTGCGCTTCAGCTGCTCTCAAAGATGTTGCTGCCTACTTCACAAAAGAACATGGACAAGTAGCT GTGTTTGATGCCACTAACACCACAAGGGAGAGGAGGGCTGttattaatagttttgcaaaagAAAGAGGCTATAAG GTGTTCTTCATAGAGTCAATCTGTGATGACCCAGAAATAATTACAGAGAATATCAAG CAAGTAAAATTTGGCAGCCCAGATTACATTGATCGGGATATAGAAGAGGCAATGACAGACTTTGTCCAGCGAATTGAGTGCTATAAGGCAAGCTACACATCTATAGATGATGAGAAGGACAG GAAACTCTCCTACATAAAGATCTTTGATGTGGGAAGTAGATACCTGGTGAACCAAGTGCAGGATCACATTCAGAGCAGGATTGTCTACTACCTCATGAACATCCACGTCACACCAAGATCCATTTATCTGAGCCGCCATGGCGAGAGTGAACTCAACCTTTTAGGTCGCATAGGTGGGGATTCAGGCTTATCACCAAGAGGACTAAAG TACGCTGATGCTTTAGCTGTCTTTATCAGAGGCCAGCAAATCAAAGACCTGAAAGTGTGGACAAGCCACATGAAGAGGACGATTCAGACTGCAGAGGCTCTGGGAGTCCAGTATGAACAGTGGAAAGCTCTCAATGAGATAGATGCT GGTGTATGTGAGGAGCTAACTTATGAGGAGATTCAAGAGAATTTTCCTGAAGAGTTTGCAATAAGAGACCAGGAGAAGTATCGTTACCGCTACCCTAAGGGAGAG TCCTATGAGGATCTTGTTCATCGTCTGGAGCCAGTCATCATGGAGCTGGAGAGGCAGGAAAATGTCCTGGTTATCTGCCACCAAGCCATAATGCGCTGCCTGATTGCTTACTTTCTTGACAAACCTGCAG ATGAACTGCCTTATCTTAGATGTCCCCTTCACACGGTGCTTAAACTCACACCAGTAGCCTATG GATGTAAAGTTGAGTCATTTTTCCTCAATATTGAAGCTGtcaacacacacagagagaagcCAACG AACATCACCATCAGCAGAAAGTCAGATGAAGCTCTTCAGACTGTCCCTAAGCACAACTGA
- the pfkfb1 gene encoding 6-phosphofructo-2-kinase/fructose-2,6-bisphosphatase 1 isoform X2: MEPSQLEYVRRRRCDSAASVPQFCNSPTVIVMVGLPARGKTYISKKLTRYLNWIGVPTKVFNVGQYRREAVKTYKNFEFFKSDNEEAMRIRKACASAALKDVAAYFTKEHGQVAVFDATNTTRERRAVINSFAKERGYKVFFIESICDDPEIITENIKQVKFGSPDYIDRDIEEAMTDFVQRIECYKASYTSIDDEKDRKLSYIKIFDVGSRYLVNQVQDHIQSRIVYYLMNIHVTPRSIYLSRHGESELNLLGRIGGDSGLSPRGLKYADALAVFIRGQQIKDLKVWTSHMKRTIQTAEALGVQYEQWKALNEIDAGVCEELTYEEIQENFPEEFAIRDQEKYRYRYPKGESYEDLVHRLEPVIMELERQENVLVICHQAIMRCLIAYFLDKPADELPYLRCPLHTVLKLTPVAYGCKVESFFLNIEAVNTHREKPTNITISRKSDEALQTVPKHN, translated from the exons CGTCTGTGCCGCAGTTCTGTAACTCCCCAACAGTGATTGTGATGGTAGGATTGCCTGCCCGAGGGAAGACATACATCTCCAAGAAGCTCACTCGCTACCTAAACTGGATTGGCGTTCCAACAAAAG TTTTTAATGTAGGCCAGTACCGCAGAGAGGCAGTCAAGACCTACAAGAACTTTGAGTTCTTTAAATCTGACAACGAGGAGGCCATGAGGATCCGCAA GGCCTGCGCTTCAGCTGCTCTCAAAGATGTTGCTGCCTACTTCACAAAAGAACATGGACAAGTAGCT GTGTTTGATGCCACTAACACCACAAGGGAGAGGAGGGCTGttattaatagttttgcaaaagAAAGAGGCTATAAG GTGTTCTTCATAGAGTCAATCTGTGATGACCCAGAAATAATTACAGAGAATATCAAG CAAGTAAAATTTGGCAGCCCAGATTACATTGATCGGGATATAGAAGAGGCAATGACAGACTTTGTCCAGCGAATTGAGTGCTATAAGGCAAGCTACACATCTATAGATGATGAGAAGGACAG GAAACTCTCCTACATAAAGATCTTTGATGTGGGAAGTAGATACCTGGTGAACCAAGTGCAGGATCACATTCAGAGCAGGATTGTCTACTACCTCATGAACATCCACGTCACACCAAGATCCATTTATCTGAGCCGCCATGGCGAGAGTGAACTCAACCTTTTAGGTCGCATAGGTGGGGATTCAGGCTTATCACCAAGAGGACTAAAG TACGCTGATGCTTTAGCTGTCTTTATCAGAGGCCAGCAAATCAAAGACCTGAAAGTGTGGACAAGCCACATGAAGAGGACGATTCAGACTGCAGAGGCTCTGGGAGTCCAGTATGAACAGTGGAAAGCTCTCAATGAGATAGATGCT GGTGTATGTGAGGAGCTAACTTATGAGGAGATTCAAGAGAATTTTCCTGAAGAGTTTGCAATAAGAGACCAGGAGAAGTATCGTTACCGCTACCCTAAGGGAGAG TCCTATGAGGATCTTGTTCATCGTCTGGAGCCAGTCATCATGGAGCTGGAGAGGCAGGAAAATGTCCTGGTTATCTGCCACCAAGCCATAATGCGCTGCCTGATTGCTTACTTTCTTGACAAACCTGCAG ATGAACTGCCTTATCTTAGATGTCCCCTTCACACGGTGCTTAAACTCACACCAGTAGCCTATG GATGTAAAGTTGAGTCATTTTTCCTCAATATTGAAGCTGtcaacacacacagagagaagcCAACG AACATCACCATCAGCAGAAAGTCAGATGAAGCTCTTCAGACTGTCCCTAAGCACAACTGA